One segment of Nostoc piscinale CENA21 DNA contains the following:
- a CDS encoding P-loop NTPase family protein: MVAQLESFSTNSTISLPNPVEGLVQVFTSSHRNFFTTVMAQALRIAGQGTSVLVVQFLKGGIGQGQDKPIQLGQNLDWIRCDLPRCIDTPQLDEAENQALQKLWQHTQNVVYEGKYSLVVLDELSLAINFGLIPEADVLAFLAKRPPHIDIILTGPEMPKSLLDVADQITEIRRSDRP, translated from the coding sequence ATGGTTGCCCAGTTAGAATCTTTTAGCACCAATTCGACAATTTCTTTGCCAAATCCAGTAGAAGGGCTTGTGCAGGTTTTCACCAGTTCTCACCGTAACTTTTTCACCACCGTTATGGCGCAAGCCTTAAGAATTGCTGGTCAAGGCACATCTGTATTAGTAGTACAGTTTCTCAAAGGCGGTATTGGTCAAGGACAGGACAAACCAATTCAGTTAGGGCAGAATCTTGACTGGATACGCTGTGATTTGCCTCGCTGTATCGATACACCACAACTAGACGAAGCCGAAAACCAAGCTTTACAAAAATTATGGCAACACACTCAAAATGTCGTCTACGAAGGTAAATATTCCCTGGTAGTTTTAGATGAGTTAAGTTTAGCCATCAACTTTGGTTTGATTCCCGAAGCCGATGTTTTAGCTTTCTTAGCAAAACGTCCGCCCCACATCGATATAATTCTCACAGGCCCAGAAATGCCCAAATCCCTGTTAGATGTCGCCGACCAAATTACCGAAATTCGCCGGAGCGATCGCCCCTAA
- the rph gene encoding ribonuclease PH: protein MAWQRPDGRQPYELRPVSFQSGFTRFAPGSVLARCGDTQVLCNVSVTEGVPRFLTGSGKGWLTAEYRMLPAATQQRQEREWLKLSGRTQEIQRLIGRSLRATLDFEALGERTITVDADVLQADAGTRTTAITGGFVALAQAISQLLQRGVLERSPLCGQVAAVSVGLLEGKPYLDLNYPEDVAATVDFNVVMDNCLGIIEVQGTAEEGSFTRTQLNQLLDFAEKGIQELLIAQREAIPDWEKLFEV, encoded by the coding sequence ATGGCATGGCAGCGTCCCGATGGCAGACAACCTTACGAACTCCGCCCTGTAAGCTTTCAGTCTGGCTTTACTCGCTTTGCACCTGGTTCAGTTTTAGCTAGATGCGGGGATACTCAGGTACTTTGTAATGTCAGTGTGACTGAGGGAGTACCAAGGTTTTTAACGGGAAGTGGCAAAGGTTGGTTAACGGCTGAGTACCGAATGTTACCCGCCGCCACCCAGCAACGCCAGGAAAGGGAATGGTTGAAATTGTCGGGAAGGACGCAAGAAATTCAACGGTTAATTGGACGCAGCTTAAGAGCAACTCTAGATTTTGAGGCTTTAGGAGAACGTACCATCACTGTAGATGCTGATGTATTGCAAGCAGATGCAGGAACCAGAACCACAGCCATTACAGGTGGTTTTGTGGCTTTAGCACAGGCCATTTCGCAATTATTACAGCGCGGGGTGTTAGAGCGATCGCCTTTATGTGGACAAGTCGCAGCCGTTTCTGTAGGCTTATTGGAAGGTAAACCATATCTAGATTTAAATTACCCAGAAGACGTAGCCGCTACAGTAGATTTCAACGTCGTCATGGATAATTGTCTGGGAATCATTGAAGTTCAAGGAACAGCAGAAGAAGGTAGTTTTACTCGCACTCAGTTAAATCAACTATTAGATTTTGCCGAAAAAGGTATTCAAGAATTATTAATTGCTCAACGCGAGGCTATTCCTGACTGGGAAAAACTTTTTGAAGTCTGA